A window of Staphylococcus lloydii genomic DNA:
TTTATTTGTTCCCATTCTTCATCTGGTCCACTCGATGCGATTTGAATACCTATGTTACCGGCATAATTTACATCTGGGAAATAACGGTCTTGATAACTTAAATTAGAACGCGTTGCCTGTGCATTCCAATCGAGCATATAGCGTAATTGGAGCGCGTTCACTGCATCACCTACGATGCGTAAGTGCGTGTCTCTCCAATAGCCAAATTTCTTTTTAAGTCCTAAATATTCGTCACCGACATTAAAGCCACCAACATAACCAATTTTGCCATCAATAACGACAATTTTTCTATGGTTACGATTATTCATTCTTAAATTTATTAAAGGAAGTTTAGAAGGGAAGAAAGCTTCTACTTTTCCTCCTTTTTGACGAAATGTTTTAAAATCCTTAAGTGACAATGACCTCGAACCCATATCATCATATAGCATTTTAACTTCTAAACCTTCATCTAGCTTTTGTTCCAATGCAGTTAAAATACTTTTACCTAAATCATCATGACGAAAAATGTAATACTGAATATGTATATAATCTTTAGCGTTATGAATGTCTTCAAGTAGTGCATCGAATTTCTTTCTACCATCTGTATAAATCGTTACATCATTATCTGTCGTTAAAAAGGCTGCATTATTATAAAGAAGCATTTGCACCATATCTTTAAATTTAACAATTTGATGATTACCTTTTGAAAAGTTATCATTTTTTAATGCTTCTAACTGTTCATTTACAATCATTTGGATGCCGATTTTATCTTTTTCATCAATTTTAAAAATATGATTACGTTGAATTTGTCGTCCGAATAATAAGTACAAGACGAATCCTAATAAAGGCAACAAAACAAGCACTAAAAGCCAAGCCCAAATAGCTCCAGCTGTCCG
This region includes:
- the cls gene encoding cardiolipin synthase, yielding MMETWSIALHQSNVVLNIIFISAFALNLIFAFTIIFLERRTAGAIWAWLLVLVLLPLLGFVLYLLFGRQIQRNHIFKIDEKDKIGIQMIVNEQLEALKNDNFSKGNHQIVKFKDMVQMLLYNNAAFLTTDNDVTIYTDGRKKFDALLEDIHNAKDYIHIQYYIFRHDDLGKSILTALEQKLDEGLEVKMLYDDMGSRSLSLKDFKTFRQKGGKVEAFFPSKLPLINLRMNNRNHRKIVVIDGKIGYVGGFNVGDEYLGLKKKFGYWRDTHLRIVGDAVNALQLRYMLDWNAQATRSNLSYQDRYFPDVNYAGNIGIQIASSGPDEEWEQIKYGYLKMISSAKKSIFIQSPYFIPDQAFLDAVKIAALGGVNVNIMIPDKPDHPFVYWATYNNVASLLDAGVNIFQYRDGFLHSKCVIIDDEVASVGTTNMDHRSFTLNFEINAFIYDTEVAKQLRAEFEKDLLVSYRLTKELYTQRSLWVKFKEGIARLLSPIL